The following is a genomic window from Bacteroidia bacterium.
CTATCAGAAAGACAGTATTTTCAACCGCAAATCCAACTCACAGTACGGGTTTAACTTTACCCAGCGACGCCAGTTACCGGCAGCAGCAGGTCAGACGCCCAATGTATTGGACCTTGATATTGCGGAAAACTCAAATACCGGTCAGGGCATTTGGGCACCGACCATTACTTCGCCCAGCAATACGCTTCTTGGCAGAGACTCTGTATTTGTGATTACCAATGCAGATCGCTTCAACTACGAAGAAGCTACCTATCAGACGATTTCTCAGGCATTTTACTCTGACCCTGCGCCTTACAGCACGACTCCTGTGCTGAAAGCCGGAGACTATGTCATCGTAAGACTTACCAAAGCGCCTTTCCCACAGTTTGCGGTGATGCGTATCACCAAAATCAAAGACGATGGCGCCGGGGTAAATGTCAGAGACTATGTGGTATTTGATTACAAAGTAACCAGTCAGTAATTCCGCTCCGATCGCAAGTTTTTCACTTTTATCCCAAACCCTCTATTTCCTCCGTCATCTCAGACGGGCGCAGGGAGCTTTGCTGCTGCACTCCCCTTTCGTCTATGACCTTTATGTGAATGTGATTCGACGTAATTCTTGTCCTGAAACGGAAAAAATAGAATTGCTTCGAAAAGCCTTTCAACAGCGCAAACAGACAATCGCGTTGACGGACTTTGGGGCGGGAAAAGGAGGCAGCGGAAGCGGAAAAACACAGCGAACCCTGGGTCAAATCGCCAGACTTTCCGCACGAAGACCCCGTGAGGGAAATCTACTGTATCGTTTATGCCAGCATTTCCAGCCCGGTACATGTCTTGAACTCGGGACCAATATGGGTATTTCCTCCCTTTATCAGTTGGCTGCGCTGAAAAACAGCCGGTTTATTACCCTCGAAGGTTCATCCGCGCTTGCAGAAATTGCCCAAAAGAATATTGAAGATTTCGGCTTTCAGGCAGAGGTACATGTAGGAGAATTTTCGGCACTTCTGGCAAAATTAGACCTTTCAGAAATAAAGCCCGACTATGTGTTTCTGGATGGAAACCACCGGTATGAACCGACCATCAGCTATGTACAAACCATACTGCCTCATATCTCTCCCGGCGGAATCCTGATTCTCGACGATATCTACTGGTCTGCAGAGATGAAGAAAGCCTGGGAAACCATTTGCGCCCTTCCGGAAGTCACGGTAAGCCTGGATCTCTTTTTTATGGGAATCTGCTTTATCAGAAGGCCACAGGCAAAAGAACATTTCCGGCTGAGATTTTGGTGAAACCAAACCGGTTCATCTCTGATCGGAGATCATTTTCCTGTGTAGGGACGCAAAGTTTCGCAGAGTACCACGCAGAGTAACGCAGAGACTATAGCACCCTTTGCGTTACTTTGCGATTCCTTTGCGTACTCTGCGTGAACCCGAGAATCTCTGATCGGAGATCATCTCCCTGCTTTTGAACGCAAAGTTTCGCAGAGTATCACGAAGAGTAACGCAGAGACTATAGCACCCTTTGCGTTACTTTGCGATTCCTTTGCGTTACTTTGCGATTCCTTTGCGTACTCTGCGTGAACCGGAGAATCTCTGATCAGAGATCATCTCCCTGCTTTTGAACGCAAAGTTTCGCAGAGTACCACGCAGAGTAACGCAGAGACTATAGCACCCTTTGCGTTCCTTTGCGATTCCTTTGCGTACTCTGCGTGAACCGGAGAATCTCTGATCGGAGATCATCTCCCTGCTTTTGAACGCAGATTAACGCAGAGTACCACACGGAGTAACGCAGAGACTACAACACCCTTTGCGTTACTTTGCGATTCCTTTGCGTACTCTGCGTGAACCTTCGAGATGTTGATCGGAGATCATTTCCCTGCTTTTGAACGCAGAGTACCACGCAGAGTAACGCAGAGGTTTCGCAGAGACTTTCAATTACATTATAGTTCCGAAAACAAAATATAATTATCTGACAAACGTCAAAAATCATTGATTTTTTCCGCAAAACAGGCATATATTTTGACATATCAGGTCATGCCATAAGTTTGGTGGCAAAATATTTACAGATATTGTATAAATTTGTTTGAACTTTTTACCAAAGGGCAAATATGAAGGCTAACAAAAATTTACTGATTATCGGGGGAATGGTTCTGCTAACGATCATTGCCTTTCTGCTAATCGGTTATTTCTCAGGGCCGTCAGGCAGTAGAACTGATGCGGATGTCATTCAGGAACTTACACAGGAAATCGAAGATCTGGAAAGTAGCCTGATGGAAGTGGAAATCGTTCTAAGTGAAGTTGACAGAGACCTTGGGCAGAAAAAAGATCTTCTCGATCAAAAATATGACGAGATCAACTTCCTTACTCAAAAACTTGAGGAGTTGGAAAAGCAGGGCAATGTGGACAAAGCCACAATCCGTGATCTCAAACAAAAACTGGACGAAGCCAAAGGCAAACTCTACGATGCCTCCCAGATTGAGGTTTACAAAAAAGAAATTGACCTGCTTGTCATAGACAACTCCACCACCACACGGAAAATTGATAGTATGGTACTCCTGATGGAGCGCTATGACAGTGTGTTTATCGTCATGAATCAGGAGA
Proteins encoded in this region:
- a CDS encoding class I SAM-dependent methyltransferase, whose translation is MIRRNSCPETEKIELLRKAFQQRKQTIALTDFGAGKGGSGSGKTQRTLGQIARLSARRPREGNLLYRLCQHFQPGTCLELGTNMGISSLYQLAALKNSRFITLEGSSALAEIAQKNIEDFGFQAEVHVGEFSALLAKLDLSEIKPDYVFLDGNHRYEPTISYVQTILPHISPGGILILDDIYWSAEMKKAWETICALPEVTVSLDLFFMGICFIRRPQAKEHFRLRFW